GTGAAACTTGTGCCTCCATGTTAATGTTTATTTTCAGCAAAACTTAAACCATGCTCAGGCCCAGATGGAGCTGGCCTGTAGAGGGTCCTTGTGGCAATGGAGGAATCAGATTAGGGCAAGTGGGTTCCACTGTGCAGAAGGGATGGAGGTAGGTGCCCTGCAGGGCAAtcagggccatgtaagtacctaaacAATTAGATTTCTGCCATAGAAGAGATGCTACCTGTTTGTGTGCTCACTGGATTCAAACTGGGCCCTGGCCCTGTGGAATGCCAGAGCCGTTAGTCACATGGAAGCAAAGTTCTAGCAACCCTGCACAAGTAACCATAATGTCTCTGCCCACTGCTGTGCCATGGAGGTGATcctaggaaggagagagagagagagagaggaaagacttATTGGCTCAGCTAGCCTATCCTTTTTGCAGACCTCTCCATGGTATTCTTCTCCAGGATGTTTTCTCAATTTTAAACATTCCAAGCAATTAAGCttccaacttgtatttgtttttattacgGTAGGGCCAAGAGGCTCCAGTCAAGATCAtggtcctattgtgctaggcactggacgATCACATAGTGAGAGACCACCCTTTCCCTGGAGACCTTAGAGGACAAACAAAAGATGggaagggaaatggaggcacagaggggtgaagtgacttatCCATGGTCATTTAGAAGATCAGTGGCAGACACAAgcctagaacccaggtctcctgactcctagacCAATGCCCAGGGATTGACCAGGCTGTCTCAGGAGACTATTCTGtacagcagcggttctcaaacttcattgcaccgtgacccccttctgacaagaaaaattactacatgaccctagGAGGGGGTACCAAAgaccgagccccaccgccctgggtgCGGGGgctaaagctgaagcccaaggtcTTCTGCCTTGGGCAGGGGGCATGTAACCTTAGCCCTGGgtgatggggcttgggcttcagacttgctggggcacagggccaacaccagccttggcgacccccttaaaatggggtcgtgacccactttggggtcccgacctagagtttgagaacccctgctgtacagTAATAGCTCTTGCTGTTAGGATGGTTGACTTGATGCATTCATCTCAAGCTTTCCCTCTGCTCAGTGACCTTGCTGTACAACTCTCTCCTCCCTAGGCGTTTATGCACCTGTAGACAGTTATCCCCCTTCCTCTTAGCATGGTTCTGTCCCTGCAAGGGCATTGAAACACACAAGTGCTTCAGTTCTGATACTCTGGGATGACTGGCCTTTCTGCTCCACTCCCATTCACAGAGGCTTTACGGTATGGACCTGAGGAGTGCCCACAAGGGAAAGGAGAAGCTCTGTTTCTCTCTATCACGGcgatttggaggaggaggaggaagcaatcTGGCAGGGGCCAAGCCAGGACAGACAGAGTTATCGGAGAAGAGTGGGGGAGGCGTCCTACCATTCCCGCTCCGGAAGCAGCGCAAGAACCAGAAATATCTCCGGCTGTCGCGGAAGAAGTTTCCACGCATGTCAAGCCTGGAGAGCCGTAACCACAGGCGTGAGTTCTTCTTGAAGGAGTCAGTGGCACTAGAGACTAGGCAAACTCCCAATGACTGGGATGCGACGCAGCATGCTAGCAAAGAAGGTAAGGCCAGGGACCCCATTTGACTGTGAATTGAGGGGCATGAGCGTGATGCTCTCTGATTTTGTTTACTGgacacacacactcttcctccTTGCCTACTGCATCCTGGGAGTGTGGTTTTGGGTCAGCTCTTTACAATGTGTGCAAAGGCTATAATTGGCAAGGTTGTCCCCAAACACCTCTGCAAGTTGTCTGGATGAATAACTCGGTTAATCTATCGGTCTGTTTCTGTGGTGTTGCCACCTATGTGTTCTTATATTGGTGACCATCATCATAGTATCAGAGTGCATGTGAAAGCTagtgctgcttctcctcccctctgcttttcCAGAGAGATGACATGGCTGTCTGTTGCAGTGAGAAACTGTGTCTTGTCATGTTCCAGCATATAGTTCTTCCCCGCACCCTGATAAAGGGAACCTTAAAAGGGATAAATTCACATACTCATAATCCTCTAGCAGTGCCACTTTGACATTTGCACACATGCCTCAATGGGAACCCTGCCCTCCCTCTCTTCCACCCAAAATCCCTTTACGTTAATATTGTGCTAAATCACCTGTTTTGAGGGTGGGGTGCAGAGGTCACTGGAACTTCATCAAATGTCACAAGCTAAGTAGGGCAGTAAGTGGATGGCAGACCTCCAGGCCaaccccaggagctgcagggaggactCATGGCATCTCAGGAGTCATATCCTTCAGAGTCAGTAGCAAACCACTACCCCTGCATAGGTTGAGCTTCTGAAGGTGCGGTTTTCCTGATGAGAAGTAAAATCAATGTCATGGCACTCCTGGTAGGAGCAAGGTGTTACCCAAGTTAGAATTAGGTTGGGCCATGGGGCTAATTAGATTCTGGTGATCTAAACTTTCCCTTCTAGTTTCAATTGGAGAAAGTACTCAACTTCCCCCTCCACGACTGCCCTGTAGCGCCACTAATGCAGAATGGCTGTCGTGCTGCATATTGATGGTGGGTGATGTGATCCCGAGCTGTGCAGTATGTAAGCAGTTTGGGATCTGaaggatgaaaggtgctagagaAATGTAAAACTATTTTTCTATTCTCCCCTCGACGTGTGCACGTTCGGAATTCCGGTTAGTGTCTGGGTGAATGGACTCTTTCCGAGGTGAGAGTAGACACACCTCAGATATCTGAGACAGAAGCCAGGAAATGCCCAGTTAAGGGGTCCACATTCCATACCCAGGTGGGACAACAGGGTGCAGTACAGGTAAAGTAATAGAGAGGGGatgtttccctcccctctccataTATTTTTGTGGCTCTCTTTGGGTGCGGGGTTTGTTCAATCTGTTCTTGAGTTTTTTACACTGTGGGGAAGTGGAAGTGGGGGGTATTTGGGTCCCTCACTTTGAGTGGTAGAGATTAGGAGCTCCAGGGGAGAGTAGATGTTTTTAGCTTCCTCCCCTCGGTGGGGAGGGAGTAAAGAGGGAGACTCTTGTACCCTTTGGACCCCAAAGGAGTGGCATTGATGGGCTTTGGAGAGAGTCACATCCAGCCCTTCCCTTGGCTGGATTTGGAGGTACAATGGAGGAAAATCCTCAGTTTGTTAGGGCCCCCGTAGGCCCAGGGAACATGGGGTATCTGGGATGAGCTTGAAAAATATTAGTTCTGATTGattgtttgttgttttggttggttggggtgggggttgagTTTACACTACAGTGAACACGTGCACTAACCAGGAGATCTAGTGGGCTGAGATCCAGTTGCCAGATACTCCCCCTAAAGTGGGATATTTTGATTcccatttggaaagagggtgggaaATGTATAATGAACATGCTGATGGACCTGTAAGCATGGTGGTGCTGTTGGGGGCTGTTGTAGTATCAGCCTGAACAGTTgattgtgtgtctgtctgtcgtTCTTCTTGCCGCTCCCCCTTCTTTCCCTCACCCTTCACTGTCCCATTATTAtcttcccacctcttccctcTGCCCCTTACTTTCTGTGGCGGGGGGGTTAGACACCTACAGTGCCTTGGAGCATGTGCAAACTTGGCACAGGTTGATGTCACCCACCCATAGCCAGCAAGGATGCTCCTCTTCTATTAGGCCCTCATTCTTTTTCTAACGTGCTCTTATCCACCTCCCCCTCTGCAGTAGGTGTGGATGCAGTTGATGGCAGCCTCCCCTGGATTCCCACCTTGTCCCCCAGCGAAGTGACAGTGACAGACATCACGGCGAACTCCATTACCGTGACCTTCAGAGAAGCACAAGTGGCCGAGGGCTTCTTCCGAGACCGAAGTGTGCAGTTCTGAATCTCCATTTTTAATGTTCCTAGTCAGattcttttgggggtggggtgattATTTcactcttccaaaaaaaaaaatccaaaatgtttcttttaaaatgtttacagaggattttttttttttttttttactgaagtctcattgatttttcttttccccatcAGATACGCAAAAACAAAAGGCAATGTACGGgcaatgtgttttttgtttgttaaacttGTCTGTTATTGCTTTGTCTGTCTGAGAAACTGATACCCCTTTCCTTGGCAAAGACTCCCCTGGTAGGGCATCTTGAGAACTTTTTTTCTCCATGTAGTCCCTTTGCTCTATTAGTTTTGGCAGCTGCATTTAGGGTGAGAGAGGACACGGAGATGGAGAAGGGGTTGGACCTATTAGTTGCTTCCTTGATTTGCAGTTGTTGTTGTCCCTTGGGTAAAGATGCTTCCTCTGGACATCACCCTCCCCATCTTCCTCCTCCCGCCCAGCTACTACAGTGAGATGTAATGGACCCAATCACTTTAGGTAGCTCAAGTCTGTTACAAGCTTCCTCCCTTCCTAATGTTTTATCTGTGACGGTATTGCAGGTAATCTGTTTGCCTGGGAAGGTAGGAAACTCCATTGCAAATAATGAACGGGGCTGATGGTTACAGTGTGATTCCATGAAGAATGAAGGGAAtatcttccctctctctctgtgatCCATTGATCCtgtaacacaggggttctcaaactggggggcgggacccctcaggggattgcgaggttattacatggggaggttgtgagctgtcagcctccaccccaaacccctctttgccttcagcatttataatggtgttgaatagataaaaatgtgtttttaatggatatgggggggggtcgcactcagaggcttgctatgtgaaaggggtcaccagtacaaaagtttgagaaccactgctgtaacgCATATCTTTGTTACCTCCTAGCTGTGGTATATTAGCTACACATACTCACTTTGGATTTCTGAGCCTTTAATAAAGGCCCTTTAGGAGGATAACTGTATATATTAACACAGTGGTACTAATTTTTCTCTATCCAGAGACCTTCCCAGAATTCTTCTCTCTGACCAGAACCCTTCTCTGATCGAGAAATATGGAAAGTGGATTTCCcccaggctgagaacccctgtactaaaAGATTTACCAAACCCAGACTACATATAAATATTGTCCTGAAAATGCTTTCATAAGTCAGTGGAAAGGGTGGCTCTCTTCTTCGGAAGAAGGGCTCACGGAGGAATTGAAACATTGCCCGGAAGTGCTGGAAATCCACAGATAACGGCAGAGGCCTAGTGTATGAGACCTAGGCAGTGAAACTGGATTTTAGGTGGTCAGTTTCCACTTTTAGGTAGTTTTTTGCTCTCTGATCATATTTAAAGGTCAAAAGTGAATAGCATAAGAGCTGGGAGGAGTCTACTAGACTTCTaacatttttttaacttttaatttaTCCTCTAAAGTGATAAGGACTCTTGGATTGAGTGTCCTATTTATATGCCCCCCCAAACTTACAGTATCTGTGACCTCATGCTTATTTGTTCCCTTTACCAGGGGAGTTTCCCTTTTGAGGGTTTAAAAAGCTTCGCCAAGGAAAGCCACCTGCAGTTCTATAGAGCCTGCCTGGTTTTGCACTTAAAAACGCCTGGAGATTTGTGCTGGATTCTACCTGTGACATTTTGGGGTTTCTAAGAATTGCTGTATCTTCAAAGTTGATAGTTTAGCATCTGTTCTTGCACGctcactctctcttccttctttatt
The Emys orbicularis isolate rEmyOrb1 chromosome 1, rEmyOrb1.hap1, whole genome shotgun sequence DNA segment above includes these coding regions:
- the CBX7 gene encoding chromobox protein homolog 7 isoform X1 — translated: MELSAIGEQVFAVENIRKKRIRKGNVEYLVKWKGWPPKYSTWEPEDHILDPRLVVAYEEKEERDRASGYRKRGPKPKRLLLQRLYGMDLRSAHKGKEKLCFSLSRRFGGGGGSNLAGAKPGQTELSEKSGGGVLPFPLRKQRKNQKYLRLSRKKFPRMSSLESRNHRREFFLKESVALETRQTPNDWDATQHASKEVGVDAVDGSLPWIPTLSPSEVTVTDITANSITVTFREAQVAEGFFRDRSVQF
- the CBX7 gene encoding chromobox protein homolog 7 isoform X2, with amino-acid sequence MELSAIGEQVFAVENIRKKRIRKGNVEYLVKWKGWPPKYSTWEPEDHILDPRLVVAYEEKEERDRASGYRKRGPKPKRLLLQRLYGMDLRSAHKGKEKLCFSLSRRFGGGGGSNLAGAKPGQTELSEKSGGGVLPFPLRKQRKNQKYLRLSRKKFPRMSSLESRNHRREFFLKESVALETRQTPNDWDATQHASKEGVDAVDGSLPWIPTLSPSEVTVTDITANSITVTFREAQVAEGFFRDRSVQF